One Methanolinea sp. DNA window includes the following coding sequences:
- a CDS encoding type II toxin-antitoxin system HicB family antitoxin yields the protein MEKTYSVIIEPGEDGWFVVTVPALPGCITQGKTIEEAEKNAKEAIEAYIESLAKRRKAIPDQQGVAIRKVTVVV from the coding sequence ATGGAAAAGACCTACAGCGTGATTATAGAGCCGGGTGAAGATGGCTGGTTCGTGGTGACCGTCCCTGCGCTTCCCGGGTGCATCACCCAGGGTAAAACCATCGAGGAAGCAGAAAAAAATGCAAAAGAAGCGATTGAAGCGTATATCGAGTCACTGGCAAAACGCCGCAAGGCGATTCCAGACCAGCAGGGGGTGGCGATCAGAAAGGTCACGGTCGTAGTATAA
- a CDS encoding nucleotidyltransferase domain-containing protein, producing the protein MRSSWETDCRDVPGHPSSKPNINELARELEVSPGSVKRYVDIFVTDGILSVSRVGTSHLLSLNNDDTIVKELKRVYMALLLREAGITRIAENAISLAAYGSIARGSYDERSDIDILCSAMRTMSISASLLRSKHAGDTKCM; encoded by the coding sequence TTGAGAAGTTCGTGGGAAACAGACTGCCGGGATGTCCCCGGTCATCCCAGTTCGAAACCCAACATCAACGAGCTCGCCCGGGAACTGGAGGTATCGCCTGGAAGTGTGAAAAGATATGTGGATATCTTCGTGACGGACGGGATTCTCAGCGTAAGCAGAGTAGGAACTTCCCATCTCCTCTCATTGAATAATGATGATACAATCGTGAAGGAATTGAAACGCGTCTACATGGCGCTTCTTCTCCGCGAGGCAGGCATCACGCGTATTGCAGAGAATGCGATATCCCTGGCCGCATATGGCAGCATCGCGCGTGGTTCCTATGATGAAAGGAGCGATATCGATATCCTGTGCTCGGCGATGAGAACGATGTCGATTTCGGCCTCTTTGCTGAGATCGAAGCATGCGGGGGACACGAAGTGCATGTGA